The sequence below is a genomic window from Colletotrichum destructivum chromosome 4, complete sequence.
GCAGCCTCACCGTTCTGGGCCGAACGAGACCACGGTGACATGAGTATCGGTGCAGCCCGGTGATCCAAATTTTTTCAACCGGATAGCCAACGAGAAGGGTCAAATATCGTTGACTGGGGCGTCAAGGGTTTTCGTGACAGATGCAAGGATCGTTCTatcttcgaggtcgtcaacCGACATGATGAGTGCTGAGGCATAGGCATTGTAAGAGACGTTCAGCAGTTTGATTATCAAAAGTTGTTTGCCTTTACCTGTTCGCGCAGTCTCGTTCTGTGTTCGCCAGGTTTTACAAAGCTTATGAATTGGATAAGAAGGGGTGTAAGGTTCTGAAGTCGACAGTTCTTAGGCAGACATCCGGCTTCATACAACCTCAACAGGGCTCGACTAAACGTAGGCGCTCCGTCCGGGAAACTCGTCCAGGAAATTCGTCCGTTGGGACGGATAAGGATTGCAACATACAGATCATTTGTAAGGCGGAAGATTGGTAATAGTGCCTAAACGCGAGAGGACTGGGGCTTCGACGTCCATGCGCGGGCCCCGACCACGATGCCGAGAGCGAAAGCGACGACATTGGACCTGTAAATCGACGAATAACATCATGGAAAGTTTGACTTGTCTATCCAATGAGAAAGGAATAGCGCCGGCGGGAGTGGGGGGGATTGGGTTGATATGGATTTCTTTTTTGGAACCACCGGCCCGCCCCGGAGTCTGGGCGGATCATCGCCCGACTGGAAGGGCGACAACAATGTCTGCTGGTCCTTTTGGTTGATATAGACAGTAGACTCAGGACCCAACACGTTTCAGCCAAACCGTCTCCTGGGATTGAGTGGAAGACGGACAGAGCTTGTGAAAACAGTCATGAGTCGATGCGCTCATCGCATGTTGGTGGAAAGAGGTGGAATGACACTCCGCTCTATGATCTATTGAGCTTCTCGCATGACCCCGTCGTCGGTTATGGGTGAAGCTGGACAACGGAGTCACATGTAACTGAATCTAACCCCCACGGTTGACCTCCCTATCAATAAAGAAAAGACCACCATTTGCCAGAGTCATCCCCCATCACCCATTGACCGTGCGCCTGTGCAGAGAGAACCCCGAATCTGAACTATTCTCCAGCCCCGGCTTCAAAAGCAGCGACGGGATCTCATAGTCCCCGGCGTTCTGGTGTCGGTAGGGAATGGGTTCAGTGACGGGCAGGTCGCGCAGCCTCTGACGAAGCtcgtctgccgccgcctggaaAGCCTCATCGTTCGATCGGTAGGCCATCCAGTAGACGAATGACGGGAGAacgtcgacgccggtgtAGAAGAGGATCCCGTGAGTTATCGGGAAGAGAATGTCCTCAATGGGACCAGCGATGCCACGGGCAGAATATTGCTGGCTCGGGGCTCCAACGGTGACGATGAGCATCGCGCGCTTTCCCTCCAACCTCCCTTCTCCGTATCGATCGCCCCAGCGCTTTTCGTTGTATTCGCCCAGGCCGTATCCAAAGCCCGACGTGAAGACCCGGTCTACCCAGCCCTTCAATATAGCCGGCATAGAGTACCACCACAGCGGGAACTGGAGAATGATGGCGTCAGCCCACAGGAGCTTCTCCTGTTCGCGCTTGACGTCTTCTGTGTGCGAATCAGATGCCGCAGCGGCCGCTGATGCTGTGGTAAGACTGAGAGGCTCCTCGGCGGGATGCTGGGGGAAGTCGTCGCGGTCGAGCTGGGGCTTCCACTTCATTGCGTACAGGTCTGAGACCCGAACCTCGTGGCCCTGGGCCTCGAGTTCGTCGACCGTGACGCGGAGCAGGCTGCCGGTGAGTGAGCGAGGCTCGGGATGTGCGAAGACAACAAAGACTTTCATGGTGAAGGGTCTATACTTTTGGGAATAAAAACCTGccgtgggggggggagtcAGGGTTTCTAAAGACTTTCTGAGCATGAAGTGAGTTGCTGGGCCAGGTCGACACTAAACCTTTTATGCAAAGAGATGAAAGAGGAGGGAAATGTACGTAAGTGGGGTCGTGCATGGTGTCTTGAGTTGATTTATAAGACGATCGACCTCTGGGCGAATTCGTAAGCGGTGCGATGTCCGACGGGGGATGGACCGATACCGAAAGATTGCATGGATTGCCTGAAGGTTGTGTGGATGGGGTCGACACGACTGTCTCTACCTAGGGCGTGGCCGTGTGTTGCTTGACTCGATGAGTTGGAAACTAACACAAAGGGGGACGGGGACTGATACAGACGGGTCGGTGTTGTCAAAGAAGCGCGAGTTCAGTATGTCTGTAGCTCCTGGTTTTGTCTATTCActctttttttattttaattTTGAATCAAGATGATTCAGGCCATTGCTTGATACATGTCGCCAGCTCTCTTGATCTAAGCTCGCCTCATACACACTATTCAAAGGTGTCAGAGCATCTCTATGTTCATTCCTGGATGTACTTCTTCAGCCCGCGGAGACGCTCCTTGGCGGTCTCGAGcacctcgtcctccttgCAGACGGCGAAGCGGATGTAGTCCTCGGCGATGTGGGCGTTGGGGTCGGTGTAAAACTCGGTGGGCGgaatggcggcgacgccgacctctTGGATGAGGAACCAAGCGAGCTTGAAGTCGCGCGGGCGGCTGGCGACGTGGGGCGGGAAGGGGTAGTCCTCGGGCAGCTTGACCTTGGCCATattgacgaggacgaagtaGCCGCCCTCGGGCTCCGAGTAGGGCATGACGAGCTCTCCCCAGACCTCGTTGAACCGGTCCATCTTGCCCTTCATGTCCTTGATCGTCTCGTCCCAGAagccctccttctcggctTGCTCGAACCCTTTTGACGTTTGTTAGTTTCGTTTCTCTCATCCTTGTTTGGATGAGTTGAAGGGGGACGTGTGAGTTTGGCGATCACGTACCGACAGCG
It includes:
- a CDS encoding Putative Flavoprotein-like superfamily, coding for MKVFVVFAHPEPRSLTGSLLRVTVDELEAQGHEVRVSDLYAMKWKPQLDRDDFPQHPAEEPLSLTTASAAAAASDSHTEDVKREQEKLLWADAIILQFPLWWYSMPAILKGWVDRVFTSGFGYGLGEYNEKRWGDRYGEGRLEGKRAMLIVTVGAPSQQYSARGIAGPIEDILFPITHGILFYTGVDVLPSFVYWMAYRSNDEAFQAAADELRQRLRDLPVTEPIPYRHQNAGDYEIPSLLLKPGLENSSDSGFSLHRRTVNG